A genomic window from Dechloromonas sp. A34 includes:
- a CDS encoding Bcr/CflA family multidrug efflux MFS transporter, producing MTTPAIEPAREGRFILLLGALVAFGPLAIDLYLPALPAIAAGLSASAEAVQLSITVFLAGFSLGMLFYGPISDRYGRRTVMLTGIALFALASLACMLATSVEQLIAARFVQALGGGAASVLARAVVRDVYTPTEAIRKLSLMAMVTAIAPLLAPVLGSLLLGQFGWRGTFAAVVVWGVLSLLVVWFQLPETLPAERRGQLPLGRAFAIYGSLLRDPVALGLLLAGGMSFAAMFAYITASPFYFIELNGFSPTAYGLLFAANAVGIFAANYLNSRLAKSQGPAVMAGIGSAAGFTGALLLWLASGLADAVPAVIGSLFIVVSMTGLLGANCVGLLMSRYPQNAGAAAALFGASQFGLGMLASAAVSYHHDGSGRPMAWAILATTAASLAGYLLYRRGQR from the coding sequence ATGACCACTCCCGCCATCGAACCGGCCCGCGAGGGCCGTTTCATTTTGTTGCTCGGGGCGCTGGTCGCCTTCGGGCCGCTCGCCATCGACCTCTACCTGCCGGCCCTGCCGGCCATCGCGGCTGGCCTCTCGGCCTCGGCCGAGGCGGTGCAACTGTCGATCACCGTCTTCCTCGCCGGCTTTTCGCTGGGCATGCTGTTCTACGGCCCGATCTCCGACCGCTACGGCCGGCGCACGGTGATGCTGACCGGCATCGCGCTGTTTGCCCTGGCCAGCCTGGCCTGCATGTTGGCGACTTCGGTCGAGCAACTGATCGCCGCCCGCTTCGTCCAGGCCCTGGGCGGCGGGGCGGCCTCGGTGCTGGCGCGGGCCGTGGTCCGCGACGTTTACACGCCGACCGAAGCCATCCGCAAGCTGTCGCTGATGGCCATGGTGACAGCCATCGCGCCGCTGCTGGCCCCGGTGCTCGGCAGCCTGCTGCTCGGCCAGTTCGGCTGGCGCGGCACTTTCGCGGCGGTCGTTGTCTGGGGCGTGCTCAGCCTGCTGGTCGTCTGGTTCCAGCTGCCGGAAACCCTGCCCGCCGAGCGCCGCGGTCAACTGCCGCTGGGCCGGGCCTTCGCCATCTACGGCAGCCTGCTGCGCGACCCCGTGGCGCTCGGCCTGCTGTTGGCCGGCGGCATGTCCTTCGCCGCGATGTTCGCCTACATCACGGCCAGCCCCTTCTATTTCATCGAACTCAACGGCTTTTCGCCCACCGCCTACGGCCTGCTCTTCGCCGCCAACGCGGTCGGCATCTTTGCCGCCAATTACCTGAACAGCCGCCTGGCCAAAAGCCAGGGTCCGGCCGTGATGGCCGGCATCGGCTCGGCCGCCGGCTTTACCGGGGCGCTGCTGCTCTGGCTGGCGAGCGGCCTGGCCGACGCCGTGCCGGCAGTGATCGGCAGCCTGTTCATCGTGGTCAGCATGACCGGCCTGCTCGGCGCCAACTGCGTCGGCCTGCTCATGTCCCGTTACCCGCAGAATGCCGGCGCCGCGGCCGCCCTGTTCGGGGCCAGCCAGTTCGGCCTCGGCATGCTGGCCAGCGCGGCGGTCAGCTATCATCACGACGGCAGTGGGCGACCGATGGCATGGGCCATCCTGGCGACCACCGCCGCCTCGCTCGCCGGTTATCTGCTGTACCGGCGCGGCCAGCGCTGA
- a CDS encoding MFS transporter, with protein sequence MTASSPRTSRLPAGMRALAHRNFRLYFAGQAVSILGSWIQQVALSWLVYRLTGSAALLGITAFCGLIPQLVVGPLAGAWIDKHDKKKWLIGVQSLMALQAFVLAGLCWLDWITPSFIVLMALALGTLSSFDAPLRQSLIGSFVGSRDDLPNALALNAMLFNAGRFIGPPIAGLLLGVTSEAFCFAINGFSFLALIAAIRLVRSEPPKRAQGSVGQVFKEGVRYAWQTWAIRWLIITLIALNLTASAYAVLLPVFARDVFAGDATTLGWLWGAAGCGAFASTVFLATRKSVSGLIGAVVAGVALSAAALLVFGATTRLPLALAAMVALGFGISVCNVGINMILQSSAPEQFRGRIVSFFTSARFGFDALGGLLAGFVAVVLGAGQTLLVEGVVLTVFVLFLLTLRQRLTAQVSATHGESHGH encoded by the coding sequence ATGACCGCATCCTCCCCACGCACCAGCCGTCTGCCGGCCGGCATGCGCGCCTTGGCCCACCGCAATTTCCGCCTCTATTTCGCCGGCCAGGCGGTCTCCATCCTCGGTTCGTGGATCCAGCAGGTGGCGCTCTCCTGGCTGGTCTACCGGCTCACCGGCTCGGCCGCGCTGCTCGGCATCACCGCCTTCTGCGGCCTGATCCCGCAGCTGGTGGTCGGCCCGCTGGCCGGCGCCTGGATCGACAAGCACGACAAGAAAAAATGGCTGATCGGCGTCCAGTCGTTGATGGCCCTCCAGGCCTTCGTGCTCGCCGGCCTGTGCTGGCTGGACTGGATAACCCCCAGCTTCATCGTGCTCATGGCGCTGGCCCTCGGCACCCTGAGCAGCTTCGACGCGCCGCTGCGCCAGTCGCTGATCGGCAGCTTCGTCGGCAGTCGCGATGACCTGCCCAACGCCCTGGCCTTGAACGCCATGCTGTTCAACGCCGGCCGCTTCATCGGCCCGCCGATTGCCGGCCTGCTCCTCGGCGTGACTTCGGAAGCCTTCTGCTTCGCGATCAACGGTTTTTCCTTCCTCGCCCTGATCGCCGCCATCCGGCTGGTTCGCAGCGAACCGCCCAAGCGCGCCCAGGGTTCGGTCGGCCAGGTCTTCAAGGAAGGCGTGCGCTACGCCTGGCAGACCTGGGCCATCCGCTGGCTGATCATCACGCTCATCGCCCTCAACCTGACCGCCTCGGCCTACGCCGTGCTGCTGCCGGTCTTCGCCCGCGACGTCTTCGCCGGCGACGCGACGACCCTGGGCTGGCTGTGGGGGGCGGCCGGCTGCGGCGCCTTTGCCTCGACGGTCTTTCTCGCCACCCGCAAATCGGTCTCCGGCCTGATCGGCGCCGTGGTCGCCGGCGTCGCGCTCAGTGCAGCGGCGCTGCTGGTCTTCGGCGCGACGACCCGGCTGCCGCTCGCGCTGGCCGCCATGGTCGCCCTCGGCTTCGGCATCTCGGTGTGTAACGTCGGCATCAACATGATCCTGCAAAGCTCGGCCCCCGAACAGTTCCGCGGCCGCATCGTCTCCTTCTTCACCTCCGCCCGCTTCGGCTTCGACGCGCTGGGCGGTCTGCTCGCCGGCTTCGTCGCCGTCGTCCTCGGTGCCGGCCAGACCCTGCTGGTCGAAGGGGTGGTACTCACCGTTTTCGTATTATTCCTGCTGACCCTGCGCCAACGCCTGACGGCGCAGGTTTCGGCAACACATGGAGAAAGTCATGGACATTGA
- a CDS encoding GlcG/HbpS family heme-binding protein — MDIEMIASLGLGSADELANRALAAASEAGVKICVAVVDRAGYPLVFKRHPGAPFHSIDIALDKAYTVVSFGPATAKWDARLAKGSEMLRHGLMQRERFVGFGGGLPVKHEGVLVGAIGVSGGSEAQDVAFAEAALAGLGAGG, encoded by the coding sequence ATGGACATTGAAATGATCGCCTCGCTCGGCCTGGGCAGCGCCGATGAACTCGCCAATCGGGCGCTCGCCGCCGCCAGCGAGGCCGGCGTCAAGATCTGCGTCGCCGTCGTCGACCGCGCCGGCTACCCGCTAGTCTTCAAGCGCCACCCGGGGGCGCCCTTCCACTCGATCGACATCGCGCTCGACAAGGCCTACACCGTGGTCAGCTTCGGCCCCGCCACCGCCAAATGGGACGCCCGCCTGGCCAAAGGCTCGGAAATGCTGCGCCACGGCCTGATGCAGCGCGAGCGCTTCGTCGGATTCGGCGGCGGCTTGCCGGTCAAGCACGAGGGCGTGCTGGTCGGGGCGATTGGCGTTTCCGGGGGGAGCGAGGCGCAGGATGTGGCGTTTGCTGAGGCGGCGCTGGCGGGGTTGGGTGCTGGCGGGTGA
- the tnpC gene encoding IS66 family transposase, whose amino-acid sequence MSLPTHLDQLSADELRRLLVEKDRELDWRQAKIDKLTHELAMHKRWRFGVKTEHWPVEQAQLFEETIDADLAAMEEELAQLSPTPPKAKGQAKRQPLPASLPRADIHHEPESTVCPCGCTMKRIGEDVAEKLDYTPGVFSVERHIRGKWVCGQCETLIQAPVPAHVIDKGIPTTGLLAQVLVAKYLDHLPLYRQEAIFGRAGLAIPQSTLAQWVGKCGVALQPLVDALKDEMLGHRVLHADETPVAMLDPGAGKTHRAYLWSYSIGAFEPTKAVIYDFAESRAGRHAQEFLGDWRGTLICDDYSGYKALLANGLTEAGCMAHARRKFFELHSQKQSLIAGEALDCFGKLYGVEQEAAGFDIDERRRIREAKARPIADELHAWLTRQRQVVPNGSGTARAIDYSLKRWVALTHYLTDGQVPIDNNWIENQIRPIALGRKNWLFAGSLRAGKRAAAIMSLIQSAKLNGHEPLAYLKDVLTRLPTQPASRVGDLLPHRWQPQITD is encoded by the coding sequence ATGTCCTTGCCAACCCACCTCGACCAACTCAGCGCTGACGAACTGCGTCGCCTGCTGGTCGAGAAAGACCGCGAGTTGGACTGGCGCCAAGCCAAGATCGACAAACTCACGCATGAACTGGCGATGCACAAGCGCTGGCGCTTCGGGGTCAAGACCGAGCACTGGCCGGTCGAGCAGGCGCAACTATTCGAGGAAACCATCGATGCCGATCTGGCGGCGATGGAAGAAGAACTCGCACAACTGTCGCCGACGCCACCGAAGGCGAAAGGCCAGGCCAAACGCCAGCCGCTGCCGGCGAGTCTGCCGCGTGCCGACATTCATCATGAGCCTGAATCCACGGTCTGCCCTTGCGGCTGCACGATGAAGCGCATCGGCGAGGATGTGGCCGAGAAGCTCGATTACACGCCAGGCGTCTTCAGCGTCGAGCGCCACATTCGTGGCAAGTGGGTCTGCGGGCAGTGCGAAACGCTGATCCAGGCGCCTGTTCCGGCGCACGTTATCGACAAGGGTATTCCGACGACCGGCTTGCTCGCGCAGGTGCTGGTTGCCAAATACCTCGACCATCTGCCGCTCTATCGTCAGGAAGCGATCTTCGGTCGGGCCGGACTGGCCATTCCGCAATCGACACTCGCCCAGTGGGTAGGGAAATGCGGTGTGGCACTCCAGCCCCTGGTCGATGCCCTGAAGGATGAGATGCTCGGGCATCGGGTGCTGCATGCCGATGAAACGCCGGTGGCCATGCTTGATCCGGGGGCTGGCAAGACGCATCGAGCCTACCTCTGGTCCTACAGCATCGGCGCCTTCGAGCCGACCAAGGCGGTGATCTATGACTTTGCTGAAAGCCGTGCCGGCAGGCACGCCCAGGAATTCCTGGGTGACTGGCGCGGCACACTGATTTGCGATGATTACTCAGGCTACAAGGCACTGCTGGCCAATGGGTTGACTGAAGCCGGCTGCATGGCGCATGCCCGGCGCAAGTTCTTCGAGCTACACAGCCAGAAGCAGAGCCTGATCGCCGGCGAGGCACTGGATTGTTTCGGCAAACTCTATGGGGTCGAGCAGGAAGCTGCCGGATTCGACATCGATGAGCGACGACGAATTCGGGAGGCGAAAGCCCGACCGATTGCCGATGAATTGCATGCCTGGTTGACCCGGCAACGACAGGTGGTACCCAATGGCTCGGGGACCGCCAGGGCGATCGACTACAGCCTGAAACGCTGGGTGGCGCTGACGCATTACCTAACGGATGGCCAGGTGCCGATCGATAACAACTGGATCGAGAATCAGATCCGGCCGATCGCGCTCGGCCGCAAGAACTGGTTATTTGCCGGCAGCTTGCGCGCCGGCAAACGCGCCGCCGCGATCATGAGCCTGATCCAATCCGCCAAGCTCAATGGTCACGAGCCTTTGGCTTACCTGAAGGATGTCCTGACCCGCCTGCCGACCCAACCGGCAAGCCGCGTCGGCGACCTGCTGCCGCACCGCTGGCAACCTCAAATCACCGACTGA
- the tnpB gene encoding IS66 family insertion sequence element accessory protein TnpB (TnpB, as the term is used for proteins encoded by IS66 family insertion elements, is considered an accessory protein, since TnpC, encoded by a neighboring gene, is a DDE family transposase.): MAWTGGERLRRLVARLATVIRVDALWLSTTPLDMRAGTETILARVVSMFGEARPHHAYLFANRRANRMKVLVHDGYGIWLANRRLNQGRFCWRHGNSSVELSRPQFDALVLGLPWERLADGGVIRIV; the protein is encoded by the coding sequence ATGGCCTGGACAGGCGGCGAGCGATTGCGCCGCCTGGTTGCGAGATTGGCTACGGTGATTCGGGTCGATGCCCTGTGGTTATCGACCACGCCGCTGGATATGCGGGCGGGGACCGAGACGATCCTGGCCCGGGTCGTCTCGATGTTTGGCGAAGCCCGACCCCACCATGCCTATCTGTTTGCCAATCGCCGAGCCAACCGGATGAAAGTGCTGGTCCATGATGGATACGGTATCTGGCTAGCGAACCGTCGGCTCAATCAGGGGCGATTCTGCTGGCGGCACGGCAACAGCAGCGTCGAGCTCAGCCGGCCGCAGTTTGATGCACTCGTCCTCGGTCTGCCATGGGAACGACTGGCTGACGGCGGTGTGATCCGGATTGTTTGA
- a CDS encoding transposase produces MEVKKPSRRRRTHPEEFKQAVIAACCEAGASVAGIALANSVNANQVRRWMRERGIEPPSRSLPARSISPARGTEPAFVPVPMPPIVSSIPDIRIEVRRGNTAVKIEWPGQAASDCAAWLRDWLR; encoded by the coding sequence ATGGAAGTTAAGAAGCCGAGCCGCCGCAGGCGGACTCACCCCGAGGAGTTCAAGCAGGCAGTGATTGCTGCCTGTTGTGAGGCCGGCGCTTCAGTTGCCGGCATTGCGTTGGCCAATAGCGTCAATGCGAATCAGGTCCGTCGCTGGATGCGGGAACGGGGCATTGAGCCACCGAGCCGCAGCCTGCCGGCACGGTCGATTTCACCGGCGCGCGGCACAGAACCCGCCTTTGTGCCGGTACCGATGCCACCCATCGTCTCAAGTATCCCCGACATTCGGATCGAAGTTCGGCGTGGCAACACGGCGGTGAAGATTGAATGGCCTGGACAGGCGGCGAGCGATTGCGCCGCCTGGTTGCGAGATTGGCTACGGTGA
- a CDS encoding KAP family P-loop NTPase fold protein — MAISPPQKLRQTTTGNSPIRPPSWPDLNQPASTETGAIHFLSKIASEVKLADHATNGKKVARELKAYAKIFDFIKLVPGAEPWASLVKTVIESTGETVDSVASYKTPDIEVRKKKVEEALRRFGRPVIVFIDDIDRLFPSEVFEMVRIVKAVGDLPNVGYVLAWDPEYVSDALKAVNVPRSTTYLDKVVQLRLPLPAISLEARGALINDALARLHLDADRPYFANSQDRLGELYFSGLRELLEQPRDFARVFNTVAVIEPMLRGEVVLADIIGFAALMVKAPSVYELMRMEPRWFVGLLPADRALFKKSEDLIKEGATDRDVAFDQCSKPSAVRRLVHRLFPLTARADDEFTMGRVLDVEGHIAAPARLLVALQLHVSGADVSFVMARRYLIHADQRSQIVSALTQQNCLEFLECIGDVAEAIAARGVDDIERLCLDIGKRPANSSVN, encoded by the coding sequence TTGGCTATATCCCCCCCGCAGAAGCTGAGGCAAACTACTACAGGCAACTCGCCGATCAGGCCGCCATCGTGGCCTGACTTAAACCAACCGGCCTCCACGGAAACCGGGGCGATTCACTTCCTCTCGAAGATTGCCTCCGAGGTAAAGCTTGCCGACCATGCTACCAACGGTAAGAAGGTCGCCCGCGAGCTCAAGGCCTACGCCAAGATTTTCGACTTCATCAAGTTGGTCCCGGGCGCAGAACCCTGGGCATCGCTGGTTAAGACCGTCATTGAGTCTACTGGTGAAACGGTCGACTCGGTAGCTAGCTATAAAACACCTGATATCGAGGTCAGGAAGAAAAAGGTTGAGGAGGCACTGCGACGCTTCGGGCGACCGGTTATCGTCTTCATTGATGACATCGACCGTCTATTCCCGTCCGAAGTGTTCGAGATGGTCCGTATCGTCAAAGCGGTTGGCGACTTACCGAATGTGGGCTACGTCCTGGCCTGGGACCCGGAGTACGTGAGCGACGCATTGAAGGCGGTCAATGTGCCACGCTCAACGACGTACCTGGACAAGGTCGTCCAGCTACGGCTTCCACTGCCCGCTATCAGTCTGGAAGCTCGTGGCGCCCTCATCAACGACGCTCTCGCACGACTGCATCTCGACGCAGACAGGCCCTACTTTGCCAATTCCCAGGACCGGTTAGGGGAGTTGTACTTCTCTGGTCTACGCGAACTACTGGAGCAGCCACGAGACTTCGCGCGAGTCTTTAACACCGTCGCAGTCATCGAACCCATGCTGCGCGGAGAGGTGGTGTTGGCAGACATCATTGGGTTCGCAGCGCTAATGGTAAAAGCACCAAGCGTCTACGAACTCATGCGTATGGAGCCTCGATGGTTTGTGGGATTACTACCTGCAGATCGTGCTCTCTTTAAGAAGAGCGAGGACCTTATCAAGGAGGGAGCAACAGATCGCGATGTGGCATTTGACCAGTGCAGCAAACCGAGTGCCGTTCGCAGGTTGGTACATCGCCTGTTTCCTCTCACGGCACGGGCAGATGATGAATTTACGATGGGACGTGTGCTCGATGTCGAGGGGCATATCGCGGCGCCAGCGCGACTGCTTGTTGCGCTTCAGCTTCATGTCAGCGGTGCCGACGTTAGCTTCGTCATGGCTCGCCGTTACCTGATTCACGCTGACCAGAGAAGCCAAATTGTTAGCGCGCTAACACAGCAAAACTGCCTCGAATTTTTGGAATGTATCGGTGACGTTGCCGAGGCCATAGCTGCTAGGGGTGTTGATGATATTGAGAGGCTCTGCCTGGACATCGGTAAGCGCCCGGCGAACTCATCTGTGAATTGA
- a CDS encoding IS3 family transposase (programmed frameshift) produces the protein MKKSVKFSPEFRERAVRMVAESRADHPSLWSAVESIAVKIGCTPQTLLTWVRQHERDAGQREGPTTADQKRVKELEREVKELRKANEILKLASAFFGPGGARPPIQVLRSFVDEHRAAFGVEPICRQLQIAPSGYRRHVARRRNPEQRSQRVRRDEVLVPEIKRVWQANLQVYGADKVWRQLNREGIAVARCTVERLMRRQGLRGVMRGKVVRTTISDSKAACPLDRVNRQFKADRPNQLWVSDFTYVSTWQGWLYVAFVIDVFARRIVGWRVSSSMHTDFVLDALEQALYARQPSPDEALIHHSDRGSQYVSIRYSERLAEAGIEPSVGSKGDSYDNALAETINGLYKAEMIHRRAPWKTRESVELATLEWVSWFNHHRLLEPIGYIPPAEAEANYYRQLADQAAIVA, from the exons ATGAAGAAGTCAGTTAAGTTCTCCCCCGAATTTCGTGAGCGCGCCGTGCGCATGGTTGCCGAAAGCCGTGCCGATCATCCGTCGCTGTGGTCAGCCGTTGAATCCATTGCGGTCAAGATCGGTTGCACGCCGCAGACGCTGCTGACCTGGGTGCGTCAGCACGAACGAGATGCCGGCCAGCGCGAAGGGCCGACCACGGCGGACCAGAAGCGTGTCAAGGAACTGGAGCGCGAGGTCAAAGAGCTGCGCAAAGCCAACGAGATCCTCAAGCTTGCCAGCGCGTTTTTCG GCCCAGGCGGAGCTCGACCGCCGATTCAAGTCTTGAGGTCTTTCGTCGACGAGCATCGTGCTGCCTTCGGGGTCGAGCCGATCTGCAGGCAATTGCAGATTGCCCCGTCGGGCTACCGGCGTCATGTCGCTCGGCGGCGCAATCCTGAACAGCGCAGTCAGAGAGTGCGGCGTGACGAGGTGTTAGTGCCCGAGATCAAGCGCGTCTGGCAGGCCAACCTGCAGGTCTATGGTGCCGACAAGGTCTGGCGGCAACTGAACCGCGAAGGCATCGCGGTGGCCCGTTGTACGGTCGAGCGACTCATGCGGCGTCAAGGTTTGCGCGGAGTCATGCGCGGCAAGGTGGTGCGCACCACGATCAGCGACAGCAAAGCGGCTTGCCCGCTGGATCGGGTCAATCGACAGTTCAAGGCCGACCGTCCCAATCAGTTGTGGGTCTCGGACTTCACCTATGTCTCGACCTGGCAAGGCTGGTTATATGTGGCTTTTGTCATCGACGTTTTTGCCCGCCGTATCGTGGGTTGGCGAGTGAGCAGTTCCATGCATACGGACTTCGTGCTCGATGCGCTGGAACAGGCGCTGTACGCCCGTCAGCCGAGTCCCGACGAGGCCTTGATCCACCACTCGGACAGGGGCTCGCAGTACGTCTCGATCCGCTACAGCGAGCGACTGGCCGAAGCCGGGATTGAGCCATCAGTCGGCAGCAAGGGCGACAGCTACGACAACGCGCTAGCCGAGACGATTAATGGCTTGTACAAGGCGGAGATGATCCACCGGCGCGCCCCTTGGAAAACCAGGGAATCCGTGGAGCTGGCAACTCTGGAATGGGTGTCTTGGTTTAACCACCACAGGCTGCTTGAACCGATTGGCTATATCCCCCCCGCAGAAGCTGAGGCAAACTACTACAGGCAACTCGCCGATCAGGCCGCCATCGTGGCCTGA
- a CDS encoding P-loop NTPase fold protein yields the protein MENSNDQNVELGFDRPLSPKDALIADKLGRQGYAQAAVNALGRVSSMAGFVISVEGAWGSGKTSTLAMMEALLRTKNPAPVIVHFNPWLVGDRDALLRHF from the coding sequence ATGGAGAATTCGAACGACCAGAACGTGGAGCTCGGCTTCGACCGGCCACTAAGCCCGAAAGATGCACTCATAGCTGATAAGCTTGGGCGCCAAGGTTACGCGCAGGCTGCGGTCAATGCCTTGGGACGAGTGAGCTCAATGGCCGGGTTTGTCATATCAGTCGAAGGCGCTTGGGGAAGCGGTAAGACGTCAACACTGGCCATGATGGAGGCGCTGCTTCGAACCAAGAACCCCGCGCCAGTTATTGTGCACTTCAACCCCTGGCTTGTCGGTGACCGCGACGCGCTGCTGCGTCACTTCTGA
- a CDS encoding nucleoside deaminase produces MDEFMQAAMAEALAGLGEGGIPIGSVLVHRGVILGRGHNRRVQQGSAIRHGEMDALENAGRQPADVYRESVLYTTLSPCAMCSGAILLYGIPRVVVGENRTFLGEEDLLRSRGVQVEVLQDSTCMAMMQGFIASNPRLWNEDIGETD; encoded by the coding sequence ATGGACGAATTCATGCAAGCCGCCATGGCGGAGGCCCTGGCCGGGTTGGGCGAGGGCGGCATTCCGATCGGGTCGGTCCTCGTGCATCGCGGCGTCATTCTCGGTCGCGGCCACAATCGGCGCGTGCAGCAGGGCAGCGCGATCCGGCACGGCGAAATGGATGCCCTGGAAAACGCCGGTCGGCAGCCGGCCGATGTCTATCGGGAGTCCGTCCTCTATACGACCTTGTCGCCCTGTGCGATGTGCAGCGGGGCGATTCTGCTTTATGGTATTCCCCGGGTGGTCGTTGGCGAAAACCGGACCTTTCTGGGCGAGGAGGATTTGCTGCGCTCCCGGGGCGTGCAGGTGGAGGTCCTCCAGGACTCGACCTGCATGGCCATGATGCAGGGCTTCATCGCCAGCAATCCGAGACTCTGGAATGAGGATATTGGCGAAACCGACTGA
- a CDS encoding GGDEF domain-containing protein codes for MSYAERALKTLSAGNRTLLRAVDEPSLLQDMCRVIVELGGYRMAWVGRVEQDAEKTIRPLAHYGFETGFLEMGHFTWAGDGDDHGPTAQAVRTGKPAIVQDIASLTSQTLPVPLNEPLKRGYASVAAFPLIIDGQAIGNLSIFAAEPDAFDERDTQLLGEMADDLAFGIATLQIRERHREAEATIRRMAYFDALTGLPNRTALQEKLDTAIDQARQLHHPLAVLLVKVGRFQEISDTLGYQEGNALLLEMATRLQGILPTQFIARVGEDEFAFILAGVSAEAATQTARQITRNICQPVNLAGLDIDAHAHVGMALFPGHGGTADELMRRAKIAATQARQNVGNYAIYKGAADQESRRRLALMSDLRRAIDSNELQLYCQPKVGIASGAICGAEALVRWFHPEHGAVATSQFVALAERAGLMMPLTRWVLETAFRQSHSWHEMGIDCPLAVNLSAQDLRDPQLIERIAGLFATWAVPPRLIQFELTESALMEDPAGALDTMFRLKDLGVELSIDDFGTGYSSLSYLQKLPVDSLKIDQSFVGSMLSNSGSAVIVRSTIELGHNLGLGVVAEGVETEDLWNSLQQLGCDTAQGYFVSHPVPAEGLPAWLGNSPWRGGALAATG; via the coding sequence ATGAGCTACGCCGAACGGGCGCTTAAAACCTTGAGCGCGGGAAATCGCACTCTGTTGCGGGCAGTGGACGAACCCAGCCTGCTGCAGGACATGTGTCGCGTCATTGTCGAACTCGGCGGCTATCGCATGGCCTGGGTCGGCCGGGTTGAGCAGGATGCCGAAAAAACCATCCGGCCGCTTGCCCATTACGGCTTTGAGACCGGTTTCCTGGAGATGGGGCATTTCACCTGGGCCGGCGACGGCGACGACCACGGTCCGACCGCCCAGGCTGTGCGCACCGGCAAGCCTGCCATCGTTCAGGACATCGCGAGCTTGACCAGCCAGACCTTGCCGGTTCCCCTTAACGAGCCCCTGAAGCGCGGCTATGCCTCGGTCGCCGCCTTCCCGCTGATCATCGACGGCCAGGCGATCGGCAACCTGAGCATTTTCGCCGCCGAGCCGGATGCCTTCGACGAACGGGACACCCAACTGCTCGGTGAAATGGCAGACGACCTCGCCTTCGGCATCGCCACCCTGCAAATTCGCGAGCGCCATCGCGAGGCCGAGGCAACCATCCGCCGCATGGCCTATTTCGATGCCCTGACCGGGCTCCCGAACCGCACCGCGCTGCAGGAAAAGCTGGATACGGCAATCGATCAGGCGCGCCAGCTGCATCACCCGCTGGCCGTGCTGCTGGTCAAGGTCGGGCGTTTCCAGGAAATCAGCGACACCCTGGGCTACCAGGAGGGCAACGCCTTGCTGCTGGAAATGGCGACGCGGCTGCAAGGCATCTTGCCGACGCAATTTATTGCCCGGGTCGGCGAGGACGAGTTCGCCTTCATTCTGGCCGGTGTCAGTGCCGAAGCCGCCACCCAGACGGCCCGCCAGATTACCCGCAACATTTGCCAGCCGGTCAATCTGGCCGGGCTCGACATCGATGCCCACGCGCATGTCGGCATGGCGCTGTTTCCCGGCCATGGCGGCACGGCGGACGAATTGATGCGGCGGGCCAAGATCGCTGCCACCCAGGCCCGGCAGAACGTCGGCAATTACGCCATCTACAAAGGCGCGGCCGATCAGGAATCGCGGCGGCGGCTCGCACTGATGAGCGATCTGCGGCGAGCGATCGACAGCAACGAATTGCAGCTCTATTGCCAGCCCAAGGTGGGCATCGCCTCCGGCGCCATCTGCGGTGCCGAGGCGCTGGTGCGCTGGTTTCACCCCGAACATGGCGCCGTCGCCACCAGCCAGTTCGTCGCCCTGGCGGAGCGGGCCGGCCTGATGATGCCGCTTACCCGCTGGGTACTCGAAACCGCCTTCCGGCAAAGCCATAGCTGGCATGAAATGGGCATCGATTGTCCGCTGGCGGTCAATCTCTCGGCCCAGGACTTGCGCGACCCGCAACTGATCGAGCGCATCGCCGGCCTGTTCGCCACCTGGGCCGTGCCGCCCCGGCTGATCCAGTTCGAATTGACCGAAAGCGCCCTGATGGAAGATCCGGCCGGGGCGCTGGACACCATGTTCCGCCTGAAGGATCTCGGGGTCGAACTGTCGATCGACGATTTCGGTACCGGCTATTCCAGCCTGAGCTATCTGCAAAAACTGCCGGTCGATTCGTTGAAGATTGATCAGTCCTTCGTCGGCAGCATGCTGAGCAACAGCGGCTCGGCGGTCATCGTGCGCTCGACCATCGAACTGGGCCACAACCTGGGGCTCGGGGTGGTCGCCGAAGGCGTCGAAACCGAGGATCTGTGGAACAGCCTGCAGCAACTGGGCTGCGATACGGCGCAGGGCTACTTCGTCAGCCACCCGGTGCCGGCCGAAGGTCTTCCGGCCTGGCTCGGCAATTCGCCCTGGCGTGGCGGGGCGCTGGCAGCGACTGGGTAA